In the Purpureocillium takamizusanense chromosome 5, complete sequence genome, one interval contains:
- a CDS encoding uncharacterized protein (SMCOG1106:major facilitator transporter~TransMembrane:12 (i81-108o120-141i148-167o173-198i210-228o240-260i309-332o344-362i374-392o404-423i435-451o471-491i)~EggNog:ENOG503NX4R~antiSMASH:Cluster_5.1~COG:G), protein MGYSSKDGNADSIHLEAARQHAPTGSPDDAKDGITAVPSTTTSDHPQLRDKAAQFLKQADHPVVVTPADNDRVRRKIDMRLLPIMLFVYCLQSLDKTTLSYASVFGIIQDTNLVGDEFSWLGSIVYLAQLVFQPLIAWGLVRFPVGKFSAVMVFCWGAVLCGMTAASNFGGLMAARLLLGAFEASVAPTFIAIVQMWYRRREQTVRNASWYSMLGVVNMLGSLLTYGLGHIQSHLHPYQIIFLFCGCITVAFSVVMFIFMPDSPMEAKFLNREEKFIAVERLRMNQMGIGSGVWKWDHVLEAALDPKTWLWFFLMFVISVPSGGISTFGPLIIESFGFDKFTTILFNIPFGAVQMIATLGGAWLSDKLRMKSPVLLLLCLPPIAGLAVLLAVGREPSDRAVLLVGYYIISVYPGISPLIYSWSGQNTAGDTKRKVTTGMLFVGASAGNVVGPHLFKPSEKPRYDRGVKTNLALFIVLAVLIVLGMGLIWLLNKKQAAKRKALGKSEHIQDLSMTGAKEASEGEVLNHLDEAVGNKAFDDVTDLKNEDFIFVY, encoded by the exons ATGGGTTACAGCAGCAAGGACGGTAATGCAGACAGCATCCACCTAGAGGCCGCTCGGCAGCATGCTCCGACCGGGAGTCCCGACGATGCAAAAGACGGTATTACTGCCGTCCCAAGCACCACGACGAGCGACCATCCGCAGCTCAGAGACAAGGCCGCACAGTTTCTCAAGCAAGCTGACCACCCGGTCGTGGTGACACCGGCCGACAATGATCGCGTCCGCCGCAAGATCGACATGCGACTCCTCCCCATCATGCTGTTCGTCTACTGTCTTCAATCACTCGACAAGACGACCCTTTCGTACGCATCCGTCTTCGGCATCATCCAGGATACGAACCTCGTCGGTGATGAGTTTTCCTGGCTCGGCTCCATTGTCTACCTGGCGCAGCTCGTCTTCCAGCCGCTGATCGCCTGGGGCTTGGTCAGATTCCCGGTGGGCAAGTTCTCGGCAGTGATGGTGTTTTGCTGGGGCGCCGTGCTATGtggcatgacggcggcgtcgaatTTTGGAGGCTTGATGGCAGcgcgtctgctgctgggtgCGTTTGAGGCATCGGTCG CGCCCACTTTTATCGCCATTGTGCAAATGTGGTACAGGCGGCGAGAACAGACGGTTCGCAACGCATCATGGTATTCCATGCTCGGCGTTGTTAACATG CTGGGAAGCCTGTTGACATATGGCCTCGGCCATATCCAGTCGCACTTGCACCCGTACCAG ATCATCTTTCTCTTTTGTGGCTGCATTACAGTTGCATTTTCCGTGGTCATGTT CATCTTCATGCCCGACTCGCCAATGGAAGCCAAGTTTCTCAACCGAGAGGAAAAGTTCATCGCGGTTGAGCGCCTTCGTATGAACCAGATGGGCATCGGATCCGGCGTTTGGAAGTGGGACCATGTGCTTGAAGCGGCCTTGGACCCAAAGACCTGGCTATGGTTCTTCCTCATGTTTGTGATATC TGTCCCTAGCGGCGGCATCTCAACCTTCGGGCCTCTCATCATTGAGTCGTTCGGCTTCGACAAGTTCACCACCATCCTGTTCAACATCCCATTCGGGGCCGTGCAGATGATTGCAACCCTTGGCGGTGCCTGGCTCTCCGACAAGCTCCGCATGAAGTCCCCCGTCCTTCTACTACTTTGTCTTCCCCCGATCGCCGGCTTGGCCGTTCTTCTCGCCGTTGGACGTGAGCCAAGCGACCGCgcggtcctcctcgtcggctaCTACATCATCTCCGTCTATCCCGGTATATCGCCGCTCATCTACTCGTGGTCAGGGCAAAACACAGCCGGAGACACCAAGCGCAAGGTGACCACGGGAATGCTCTTCGTTGGCGCCAGTGCAGGCAACGTTGTTGGGCCGCACCTGTTCAAGCCGAGCGAGAAGCCCCGCTACGACCGTGGCGTCAAGACCAACCTGGCGCTGTTCATCGTACTGGCTGTGCTGATAGTGCTAGGCATGGGTCTTATTTGGCTCTTGAATAAGAAGCAGGCCGCGAAGCGCAAGGCGCTCGGCAAGAGCGAACACATCCAGGACTTGAGCATGACGGGGGCCAAGGAGGCGTCCGAAGGCGAAGTGCTGAACCACTTGGATGAGGCGGTGGGCAACAAGGCCTTTGATGATGTCACGGACCTTAAGAACGAAGACTTTATTTTTGTATACTAG
- a CDS encoding Alpha-galactosidase (SECRETED:SignalP(1-18~SECRETED:cutsite=AAA-AG~SECRETED:prob=0.3913)~antiSMASH:Cluster_5.1~EggNog:ENOG503P0BH~COG:G): protein MKSQIALTAVGLVGGAAAAGSEPLLPLPPMGFNNWARFMTNITEGIFVDAAEALVKTGLRDVGYNRLNLDDAWSTMARAANGSMVWDTKKFPKGLPWLTSYMKSKGFIPGIYTDAGTLSCGGYPGALDHEEIDWKDFKAWGFEYLKMDGCNLPDGGEPVYREVYARWGKLIAEDPEAMVFSDSAPAYFEGQKNLTDWYTIMGWAQKMGHLARHSADIQTYPKGKSWPSMMYNYDQHVRLARYQKVGFFNDPDFLNVDHPSYTLDEKKSHFALWCSFSAPLLLSTDLTAITKEEVEYLSNKDLIAINQDKLIQQATLVSRDSNWDVLSKDVENGDRIVTILNKGASAGSLTVSWERAGLSTKALRRGKDVTVKDLWTGKTTKVDAKSGGITASNVPSHGTAVFRIAKSVSPVTPTGLIFNTLSMKCLTDDKSGKVSFKACDGSDGQTWQVRRDGHINSILRPDECIVDAEGKILSRHSGCSTDGWSYAVSGNLINGNSANCLTEAADGTATATKCGYELNEQVVALPIGVTVNEK, encoded by the coding sequence ATGAAGTCTCAGATTGCGCTTACGGCCGTCGGGCTGgttggcggtgccgccgccgccggctccgagCCTCTGCTGCCTCTCCCTCCCATGGGCTTCAACAACTGGGCCCGCTTCATGACCAACATCACCGAGGGAatcttcgtcgacgccgccgaggctctCGTCAAGACTGGTCTTCGCGACGTTGGCTACAATCgcctcaacctcgacgatgccTGGTCGACCATGGCGCGTGCCGCCAACGGCTCCATGGTCTGGGACACCAAGAAGTTTCCCAAGGGCCTGCCGTGGCTTACCTCGTACATGAAGTCCAAGGGTTTCATCCCGGGCATCTACACCGACGCCGGTACCCTCTCGTGCGGTGGCTACCCCGGTGCTCTCGACCACGAGGAGATTGACTGGAAGGACTTCAAGGCCTGGGGCTTCGAGTACCTGAAGATGGACGGCTGCAACCTGCCCGACGGTGGCGAGCCCGTGTACCGCGAGGTCTACGCTCGCTGGGGGAAGCTCATCGCCGAGGACCCGGAGGCCATGGTCTTCTCCGACTCGGCGCCCGCCTACTTCGAGGGCCAAAAGAACCTCACCGACTGGTACACCATCATGGGATGGGCGCAGAAGATGGGTCACCTTGCGCGCCACTCGGCCGACATCCAGACCTACCCCAAGGGCAAGTCGTGGCCCAGCATGATGTACAACTACGATCAGCacgtccgcctcgcgcggTACCAGAAGGTCGGCTTCTTCAACGACCCCGACTTCCTGAACGTCGACCACCCGTCGTACACgctcgacgagaagaagagccACTTCGCCCTGTGGTGCAGCTTCAGCGCGCCGCTCCTACTCAGCACCGACCTCACGGCCATCACCAAGGAGGAGGTCGAGTACCTGTCCAACAAGGACCTTATCGCGATCAACCAGGACAAGCTCATCCAGCAGGCCACCCTCGTCAGCCGCGACAGCAACTGGGACGTGCTGTCCAAGGATGTCGAGAATGGCGACCGCATCGTCACGATCCTCAACaagggcgcctcggccggcagccTCACGGTGTCGTGGGAGCGCGCCGGCCTGTCCACCAAggccctccgccgcggcaAGGACGTCACCGTCAAGGACCTGTggacgggcaagacgacCAAGGTTGACGCCaagagcggcggcatcaccgccagcAACGTCCCGTCGCACGGCACTGCCGTCTTCCGCATCGCCAAGTCCGTCAGCCCCGTGACTCCCACCGGTCTCATCTTCAACACCCTCAGCATGAAGTGCCTCACCGACGACAAGTCTGGCAAGGTTAGCTTCAAGGCGTGCGACGGTTCCGATGGGCAGACGTGGCAGGTGCGCCGTGACGGCCACATCAACAGCATCCTCCGCCCTGACGAGTGCATCGTGGATGCTGAGGGCAAGATCCTCTCGCGCCACTCGGGCTGCTCCACCGACGGATGGAGCTACGCCGTCTCTGGCAACCTGATCAATGGAAACTCGGCCAATTGCCTGACCGAGGCTGCCGATGgtaccgcgacggcgacaaagTGTGGCTACGAGCTGAACGAGCAGGTGGTTGCTCTGCCCATTGGCGTGACGGTCAACGAGAAGTAG
- a CDS encoding uncharacterized protein (EggNog:ENOG503NZCN~SECRETED:SignalP(1-23~SECRETED:cutsite=ASA-NP~SECRETED:prob=0.9235)~CAZy:GH35~antiSMASH:Cluster_5.1~COG:G), with amino-acid sequence MLLKSAAAGLATLLALAAPLASANPTPKGNFSYNDKEFLLNGQPYQIIGGQMDPQRIPKKYWRHRLQMARAMGLNTIFSYIYWNNLEPVPGQWDFRDRNDIAQFFRIAQEEGLHAVLRPGPYICGERDWGGFPAWLSQIPGMKVRENNKPFLDASKKYLDRLGAELRRLQVTNGGPILMTQLENEYGSFDKDKAYLQSLADILRSNFDVFLYTNDGGGKSYLDGGSLHGVLAEVDGDDSKAAFEARDKYVTDKTMLGPLLNGEKYITWIDDWAANSTHHITSGNADAVASVVADLEWVLQNKHSFSIYMFHGGTNFGFENGGIFVNGRLNAVTSSYDYGAPLDESGRPTEVYHKLREMISKYVPKGSIPALPATPDLTEVNEFALFPAVALFDTLPKEPSKKSDQPVTMESLGQSYGFVLYDHTATEDSSGILVAGDVPRDRIIAYVNGKKVGVVDRTYVTPKAVQLTLMKGDVLRLLVENLGRVDFSQPLREQAKGIVGDVKVGDKALSGWSAYSIPLSSLPKDLSGKAAVKDTPVFYTGTFKVKDSAKTDLSGDTFLALPKGVKGQVWVNGVNLGRYWTVGPQQSLYVPGVYVQAHGRDNQVVVLELEPSADVKLTGKGIATRIWGNNPDPDAP; translated from the coding sequence ATGCTGCTCAAGAGTGCCGCCGCAGGGTTGGCTACGCTTCTCGCGTTAGCCGCCCCTTTGGCGTCCGCCAACCCGACGCCCAAGGGCAACTTCAGCTACAATGACAAGGAATTCTTGCTCAATGGCCAGCCCTACCAGATCATCGGCGGTCAGATGGACCCGCAGCGCATCCCCAAGAAGTACTGGCGGCACCGGCTGCAGATGGCGCGGGCCATGGGCCTCAACACCATCTTCAGCTACATCTACTGGAACAACCTCGAGCCCGTCCCGGGCCAGTGGGACTTCCGCGACCGCAACGACATTGCGCAGTTCTTCCGCATCGCGCAAGAGGAGGGTCTCCATGCCGTTCTCCGTCCTGGGCCGTACATCTGCGGTGAGCGCGATTGGGGAGGTTTTCCGGCGTGGCTGAGCCAGATCCCGGGCATGAAGGTCAGGGAGAACAACAAGCCGTTTCTGGATGCGTCCAAGAAGTACCTCGACCGCCTaggcgccgagctgcgccggctgCAGGTCACTAACGGAGGTCCCATTCTCATGACCCAGCTGGAGAACGAGTACGGCAGCttcgacaaggacaaggcgtATCTGCAGTCTTTGGCGGACATTTTGCGGAGCAACTTTGACGTATTCCTCTACAcaaacgacggcggcggcaagagctACCTGGATGGAGGCAGTCTTcacggcgtcctcgccgaagTCGACGGAGACGACTCCAAGGCGGCATTTGAAGCCCGCGACAAGTACGTCACTGACAAGACGATGCTCGGTCCTCTTCTCAACGGCGAGAAATACATCACATGGATCGACGACTGGGCGGCCAACTCGACGCACCACATCACGTCAGGCAACGcggacgccgtcgcctcggtcGTTGCGGACCTCGAATGGGTGCTGCAGAACAAGCACTCCTTCAGCATCTACATGTTCCACGGCGGCACCAACTTTGGCTTCGAGAACGGCGGCATCTTCGTCAACGGTCGCCTCAATGCCGTCACGTCGAGCTACGACTACGGCGCGCCCCTCGATGAGAGCGGTCGCCCGACTGAAGTATACCACAAGCTGCGCGAGATGATCTCCAAGTACGTGCCCAAGGGTAGCATTCCTGCTCTACCGGCTACGCCCGACTTGACCGAGGTAAACGAATTCGCGCTGTTTCCTGCTGTCGCGCTCTTCGATACCCTGCCAAAGGAACCTAGCAAGAAGTCCGACCAGCCGGTGACTATGGAGTCGCTCGGTCAGTCGTACGGTTTCGTCTTGTACGACCACACCGCTACCGAGGATTCTTCGGGTATCTTGGTCGCTGGTGACGTGCCCCGCGATCGTATCATCGCATACGTCAACGGCAAGAAGGTCGGTGTCGTGGACAGGACGTACGTCACGCCCAAGGCGGTGCAGTTGACCCTCATGAAGGGCGACGTCCTTCGTTTGCTGGTCGAGAATCTCGGTCGCGTAGACTTCAGCCAGCCTCTGcgcgagcaggccaagggcatcgtcggAGACGTCAAGGTTGGAGACAAGGCCCTCAGCGGCTGGTCCGCATACTCCATTCCACTCTCCTCGCTGCCGAAGGATCTATCCGGCAAGGCTGCTGTGAAGGACACACCTGTTTTCTACACCGGTACTTTCAAGGTGAAAGACAGCGCGAAGACCGACCTGTCGGGCGACACGTTTCTTGCGCTTCCCAAGGGTGTCAAGGGCCAGGTTTGGGTGAACGGTGTGAACCTCGGCCGCTACTGGACTGTGGGGCCGCAGCAGAGCCTTTACGTCCCCGGTGTGTATGTGCAGGCGCATGGAAGGGACAACCAGGTGGTtgtgctggagctggagccgaGTGCGGATGTGAAGCTGACTGGCAAGGGCATCGCAACGAGGATCTGGGGCAATAACCCCGACCCCGATGCTCCATGA
- a CDS encoding uncharacterized protein (EggNog:ENOG503NXTH~CAZy:GH31~antiSMASH:Cluster_5.1~COG:G), whose translation MPQQEYVPEAWALDPATDPSTPRISLRSKDPTDGFTFTLEAIRANVFRTTFTSETHPLPPHPSIPRQALQSQLSSNAAAVESADNRKNIRLGDVSASIDWSDGAPLVTINLEGSKSALHEDVPHRSYAVNGSGVAHYSRYRRNTLHVGLGEKAAPMDLSGRRFQLSATDSFGYDVYRTDPLYKNIPLLINATPTGCVALFSTAHTRGEYSVGAEMDGMWGPYKVYRQDYGGLEEIIIVGKTLKDIVGTYAQLAGFPLLVPRWAFGYLSGGMKYSMLDDPPASEALLELARKMKQYDIPCSAYQMSSGYTVSETPPKTRNVFTWNRHRFPDPEGFIQEYHKLGMRLIANVKPYVLANHPEYEKLKAAGALFKDPRTGDTAVTRLWSAGGGESGEGGHIDFTSAAGFKWWYEGVRQLRREGIDCIWNDNNEYTITDDDWQCALDEPSVRDASDATRSRPQVGLWGRNLHTELHGKASHDALLDEDPESRPFVLTRSATAGTLRYACSSWSGDNVTSWPGMKGANAIALNAGFSLMHCYGHDVGGFEGPQPSPELLVRWVQLGAMSPRFAINCFKTGGDNNVGDVIEPWMHPEVTPLIRQAIKRRYEMIPYLYSLMLVSHQEAVPPQRWTGWGYETDPEVWTSRQITDGETQYWLGDALLVGGVYEPGVSDALVYLPKASDDDEGFININSPYEHYEAGQWATVDAQWHGAGIPVLAKVGAAIPIGRNVQVLSPGEKENVASLPLDDYRGVEIFPPPRGKGAEDGRWYKTTWYEDDGVSTAQKHRVSNYTIAYRVKGSVVEVTFARDESSGFVAPWTSLIITLPVGDTRDLTVVGQNAQFAGIDRSGRRSFSIVA comes from the coding sequence ATGCCTCAACAAGAATATGTCCCTGAAGCCTGGGCTTTAGATCCTGCCACTGACCCGTCAACGCCACGGATCAGCCTTCGCAGCAAAGACCCCACGGATGGCTTCACTTTTACTCTAGAGGCAATTCGTGCCAATGTTTTCAGAACGACCTTTACTTCAGAGACTCATCCCCTGCCCCCGCACCCCAGCATCCCCCGGCAGGCGCTGCAGTCACAGTTGAGCTCTAacgcggcggctgtcgaATCGGCAGACAATCGCAAGAACATTCGCCTGGGGGATGTCTCTGCCTCTATTGACTGGTCCGACGGCGCGCCTCTTGTCACAATTAACCTGGAGGGCTCTAAATCTGCCCTGCATGAAGACGTGCCGCATCGTTCCTACGCCGTCAATGGCTCTGGCGTCGCCCATTATTCGCGCTATAGGCGCAATACCCTACACGTCGGTCTCGGCGAGAAAGCCGCACCCATGGATCTCTCTGGCCGGCGATTTCAGCTGTCTGCGACCGATAGCTTTGGCTACGATGTCTATCGTACAGACCCTTTGTATAAGAATATTCCTCTCCTCATTAATGCGACCCCAACTGGCTGCGTGGCGTTGTTCTCAACCGCCCACACGCGCGGCGAGTACTCTGTAGGTGCAGAGATGGACGGCATGTGGGGACCTTACAAGGTCTATAGACAAGACTacggcggccttgaggaGATTATCATCGTCGGCAAGACGCTGAAGGATATCGTCGGCACGTATGCACAACTTGCGGGCTTTCCGCTGCTTGTGCCGCGGTGGGCATTCGGATACCTCTCTGGTGGGATGAAGTACTCGatgctcgacgacccgcccGCATCGGAAGCCCTGCTTGAACTGGCACGGAAGATGAAGCAGTACGATATCCCCTGCTCGGCATACCAAATGTCGTCGGGCTATACGGTCTCCGAGACGCCGCCCAAGACTCGCAATGTATTTACCTGGAACCGTCACCGCTTTCCGGATCCCGAAGGCTTCATTCAGGAGTACCATAAGCTCGGCATGCGGCTCATTGCCAACGTTAAGCCGTATGTTCTGGCAAACCACCCAGAGTATGAAAAGCTCAAGGCCGCTGGCGCCCTGTTCAAAGACCCTCGCACTGGCGACACGGCAGTGACCCGGCTCTGGAgtgccggtggcggcgagagTGGCGAAGGCGGCCACATAGACTTCacatcggcggcgggcttcaaGTGGTGGTATGAGGGCGTCCGTCAGCTTCGGCGGGAAGGAATCGACTGCATCTGGAACGACAACAATGAGTACACCATCACCGACGATGACTGGCAGTGCGCCTTGGACGAGCCGTCTGTAAGAGACGCGTCGGATGCGACCAGATCCCGCCCACAGGTCGGGCTTTGGGGCCGTAACCTGCACACAGAGCTTCACGGCAAGGCTTCTCACgatgcgctcctcgacgaagATCCCGAATCACGACCCTTTGTGCTCACCcgcagcgccacggccggAACCCTTCGCTACGCGTGCAGTTCGTGGAGCGGCGACAATGTGACTTCCTGGCCGGGGATGAagggcgccaacgccatcgccctcaaCGCTGGTTTCAGCCTCATGCACTGCTATGGACACGACGTTGGCGGATTCGAAGGGCCGCAGCCGAGTCCCGAGCTGCTCGTGCGCTGGGTGCAGCTGGGcgccatgtcgccgaggTTTGCCATCAACTGTTTCAAAACGGGCGGAGACAACAACGTCGGCGATGTGATCGAGCCGTGGATGCATCCCGAGGTGACGCCGCTCATCAGACAGGCGATCAAGAGGAGATATGAGATGATACCGTACCTATACTCGCTCATGCTGGTCAGCCACCAAGAGGCGGTGCCCCCGCAGCGGTGGACGGGCTGGGGCTACGAGACGGACCCCGAGGTGTGGACGAGCAGACAAATCACAGACGGAGAGACGCAGTACTGGCTtggcgacgccctgctgGTCGGAGGCGTGTACGAGCCCGGAGTGAGCGACGCCTTGGTCTATCTCCCCAAGGCAagcgatgacgacgagggcttcATCAATATCAACAGTCCGTATGAGCACTATGAGGCTGGTCAGTGGGCTACAGTGGATGCACAATGGCACGGCGCTGGTATTCCCGTGCTGGCAAAGGTCGGGGCGGCCATACCAATCGGGCGGAACGTGCAGGTGCTCTCGCCGGGAGAGAAGGAGAACGTGGCAAGCTTGCCGCTGGATGACTACCGCGGTGTCGAAATCTttccgccgccacgaggaAAGGGAGCAGAAGATGGGAGGTGGTACAAGACCACGTGgtacgaagacgacggcgtgtcgacggcgcagaAGCACAGAGTTTCCAACTACACCATTGCCTATCGAGTTAAGGGATCGGTGGTGGAAGTGACGTTTGCCAGGGACGAGAGCTCTGGGTTTGTGGCCCCGTGGACAAGCCTGATCATTACCCTCCCGGTGGGAGACACCAGAGACCTGACCGTGGTGGGTCAAAACGCGCAGTTTGCAGGCATAGATAGGTCTGGGCGCAGGTCATTTAGCATCGTAGCATAG